The genomic interval TCATCGCAGCGATCAAACGGCACGCGCAGATGCTGAGTCGGAGGAAAGCGCCCGATTCAGCGAAACAATAAAAATGCTTGCAGGAAATAATTTTATTGTGATTGATACGGCAGGAAATGATACGTTTCTGTCGCGTCTTTCTCATGCTCATGCTCATACGCTCATCACACCTATGAATGATAGTTTTGTGGATTTGGATTTATTGGTGCGTATCGAGATCAATGACAAAGATCGCGCACGGGATTCGATGCGCCCCAGTACTTATGCTGAAGCAGTGTGGAATCAGAAGAAACAGCGGCTTTCTTCAAACCAGCCTGTTATGGATTGGATTGTTTTGCGTAATCGTCTGTCGCACATCCAAGCCCGGAATAAAATTGAAATGGCGCGGGTGCTTGAAGCGCTTGCTGGTCGCATTGGCTTTCGGGTAGCAGAGGGATTCACCGAGCGGGTCATTTTTCGTGAACTTTTTCTGTCAGGATTAACATTGTTGGACATGCATGATGCCAATAAGCCTTTGAGCGCCTCACACGTGGCGGCACGCCAAGAGTTACGAAACCTGATTAAAGCGCTGGATTTACCGGATTTATCCCAAGAAGTCCCTCTTGAGGGGCTAAAAGTGGCTGGGTGAAAACCTACCTGTACGCCCCACGTTAGAGCACTTTTTGTAAAGCGTTGAGAATCTCCTTAAGTCCTTGTAATTGCTGGGATGCGCTTTTCCACAAGCGGATAAAAACGAGTTTTTGATCAGGATGTAGCTTTACCGTTTTATTATTCTGGTGAATATAGGCAATCAAGCGGTCAGGATTTTCGATTCCGTTAGGGTAGAATGTAATAACAACACCTTTGTCTCCTACATTGACGCGTGCAATCGCCAGGGCCTTGCAGCGAATCTTTACGTGTAACACCTCAAAGAAGTTGATTGCTTCTTCAGGTAGTTTCCCAAAGCGATCGATCATTTCATAACGAAGATCATCCAGTGCATCTGGTGATGTACACTGCGCGCTTCTACGATATAAATCTAGGCGCGTTGAAAGATCTGACACATATGATTCTGGTAATAAGACCGGAAATCCAAGATTGATTTGTGGCGATTGGGAATACTCTCCTCGAGGTATGTGCGTCGCTTGAGGATTTTGTTTGAGTGCCGCCAGGGCTTCTTGAAGCATTTGTTGATACATTTCCATACCAACTTCCCGGACATGTCCTGACTGTTGTTCTCCCAAAATATTACCACAGCCACGAATATCAAGATCATAGCTTGCCAATTGAAACCCAGCTCCTAACTGATCAAGACTTTCCAAAACCTCTAGGCGGCGGCGCGCTTGTTGCGTCAGAATGGTGTGCTGTGGGTATGTTAAGTACGCATACCCACGTACATTTCCACGCCCCACACGCCCGCGTAATTGGTAAAGCTGTGCAAGACCAAACATATCGGCGCGATGGACAATAAGCGTGTTTGCTATCGGAATATCTAAACCAGATTCGATAATATTCGTCGCAATTAAAACATCAAATTTTTGATCGGCAAAGTCTGTCATCACTGTATCAAGATCATTGCGATGCATTTGGCCATGGGCAACAGCAAGTGTTAAATCAGGTGCAATTTTAACAATGCGCTCCTTCATATCATCCAAATCCTTTAGCCGTGGACATACAATAAAACTGAGGCCTTGTCTGGATTTTTCCCGCAAGAGGGCTTCTGTGAGAACAGGTGTTTTATCTTCTGAGACCTGCGTATAGACAGGTAAACGATCAATAGGAGGGCTTGCGATGATGCTGAGTTCGCGCACACCCGTTAAAGACATTTGCAACGTGCGGGGAATGGGTGTGGCTGTCAGTGTCAGCACATGTAAGTCTGTGGCTATTTTTTTCAGAGATTCTTTTTGTTTGACCCCAAAATGTTGTTCTTCGTCAACAATGAGAAGTCCCAAATTTTGAAATGTCACACTTTGGTGCAATAGGCCATGCGTGCCGATGACAATATTAACGTTTCCATCGCGAAGACCTTGCTTGATGGCGTTTACCTCAGAGGGTTTTGTAAAGCGAGATAGCTGTTTAATAACCAGGGGTAACCCTTCAAATCTGGCAACAAAACCTGCATAGTGTTGCCGTGCAAGAAGAGTGGTTGGAACAACCACGGCTACTTGAGCGCCATGTGCGGCAACTTGTGCTGCTGCGCGCATAGCTACTTCTGTTTTTCCAAAACCAACATCCCCGCAAATCAATCGATCCATTAACTTTCCCGAAGAGAGATCTTCCTCTACATCAGCGATGGCTTTTTCTTGATCAGGTGTGGGTGTATACGTGAACCGGGCCACTACCTCATTGTACAAACCTACTGTAGGAAAGGCGGGTGCCGGCGTTTCTTCACGAGACGCAGCAACATTAATCAGATCGCGGGCGATTGCCAACAAATCTTTCCGCACCCCTTCTTTGCGCTTTTGCCAGGTTTGATGGCCAAGTTTATCAAGAACAACTGAAGCATCTTGACTGCCATAACGGGAAAGCATGTCAATATTTTCAACAGGTACAAAGAGCTTATCTCCTTGTTGGTAAGTTAACACGACACAATCATGGGGAGCCCCCAAAATATCAAGCACCTCAAGGCCTAGAAACTGACCAATGCCGTGATCTTCGTGCACGATATAATCACCTGCTGCCAAAGCATTAGCCTCTGAAATGAATAAATCAACATCAGGAGATCGCTTGCGTACGTTTGTAGGGACAGGCAGCAGGTCTGTGTCAGGAACAATGACGTGACTCTCAAAAACACACCCATGAAGGTACGGTAAGGGTTGTAAATAAACGAGGGGTTTCGCAGGAACAGTGTTGTGTTGGGAGGGGAGAGTAAAAAAATCACGAACCCCACGCCCTTGTTTTGGGTGAATACCCAAAACCCCGAGGACGTCTATAAGGCGTTGTTTGTTTCCAGGAGAAGAAATACTCAGGTGTAGAATGCGTTTATCCTTGTGTACGTGGCCGACTAAGGTCTTGATGGTCTGTGTGCAATCGGAAGTTTTATCGCCGACATGATGGCGCACATCTCTGATGTAGCCTGCCTGTACCAAGGAGTGTGGCTCGCTAGGGTCAAATTTCCCTCCCTGTAGCAGGGAATCTAAGATTTGTATGTCGGGAATAGCCCTGAGCTCTTTTTGTAATAAAGAGGGGGCTATATAAATTTTTTCAGGGGGCAGAACGTATGCATCTGCTGCATTGAGACGTGCCTCATAATGTGAGGATACTTCTGCGTAAAAATCCTGGTTTTGTTTTGATAAATCTCCATCCATTACAATATGTGAGGGCCGTGCATGTGCAAATAAAGAATGCATTGTGCCGTGAGATATTTCGCCCAAAAAGGCAAGCTCTGGATGCGGTTTATGGGTACCGATGGCTTCGTAAAGGGAATGATTAGAACCCAAGTCTTTAAAGTATGCACAAAATCGTTGCTGTGCTTTTTCCTTTTGATCTCCTGTCAAAGAAGATCCCCCAGAAGGGATATCAGCCTGGGTAATCTCCTCCGTGCGCCGTTGTGTGTGGGGATCAAAAAGATAGATTTTTTCTACCTGTGTATCAAATAAGTCTATCCGTAAAGGCCAATCTCCATTTAATGGAAAAATATCGACAATTCCACCCCGTAGGGCATATTCGCCCTCCGCGCGTACTGTATCTACCCGCAAATACCCACCTTCTTCCAGAAATGAGAACCATTCATTCTGAGGGAAATCCTGGTTTTTGAAAACAGTGCGCACACGGTTTTTCCCCGAAGAAAGAGGAGGATATAGTTGCATAGCCCCACGTATCGATGTGATTACAATTTCGGGCTTGTCAGGTTGGGACAGGAATTCGAGGGCATAGTTTTGTGCAGCTAGAATACTTTTGCGTGGACCTTTGCGATCATAGGGCGGGCAATTCCAGGAAGGAATATAAATAATGCGGTGGTCTGAAACCGTTTGTGCTAAGGCATGCTGGAGCTCTTTTGCTTTTGCGTCACTTGAAACAATAGCCAGGATGCGTGCATGGTTTTTGCACTGCTCATATATATGCAAAGGCCAAAAGCCAAAGGGAATGCCTATACGTTTTTTGATCATAGCAAAGGGGATGTCATTTTGTTAGGGCTAGAGTGTTGAAAAGTGTTTTTGTAGATCATTGGCGCGATGTTTTTTTAAACAAGCATTTTGGCAATCACAGAGGTTTTTTGCTCCAGCGATGGCTAAAGCCATCATCTTGGTTAGGGTATCTTGTGCAAAAGGTTGTTCCTCGGCTGTCATTTGAATCTCAATGATTTCACCTGCGCTTGTCAAAACGAAGTTCGCATCGGCTTGGGCATTGCTATCTTCTTCATAGTCAAGATCAAGGACGCATGCGCCTTTTACTAACCCACAGGAAATCGCTGCAACTTGGTGGATGAGCGGAGTCTCGGCAAGAGTTTTCTTTGCCAAGAGCGTGCTAATAGCCAGAGAAAGTGCTACGTATGATCCTGTGATTGCGGCAGTGCGCGTTCCGCCATCTGCCTGGATTACGTCACAGTCAAGACGAATCTGTCGCTCACCTAATTTTTTCATATCGACAGCAGCCCGTAAGGCCCGTCCGATAAGGCGTTGTATTTCCTGGGTTCGTCCTGTTGGTTTTCCTTTTGCCGCCTCGCGATCAACGCGCTGCTGTGTGGCCCGAGGGAGCATGCCATATTCTGCGGTTACCCAACCTTCGCCCTTTCCTCGCAAGAAGGGGGGGACTTTCTCCTCAACGGTTGCTGTGCAAATGACATGCGTGTTCCCCATTTTAATAAGGCACGATCCCTCGGCATACGGATTAAACCCCGGAATAATCTCAACGGGGCGCATCTCATTAAATTTGCGGGAATTCTGTCTCATTGTTTAACTCCGTGTTGTTTTTGAAACCTAATTTTGCTATAACGTAGCTAAATCTTGCGGACTTGTGTATAAAAAGTTGATTTTTTCCTGCAAGAGGATCATTTAATTATAGTAGACACGCACATACAACACACATGACCCATCATTTAACACCGAGGGAGCGACAGATACTGTCCTATGTCATCGAGTCCTATTGGGACTCGGGTGTGCCAGTGGGGTCGCAAACCTTAGCACAGAGGAATGATATTTCGCTTTCTTCAGCAACACTCCGTAATGTGATGAGTGATCTTGAACAGCAGGGGTATTTATATGCGCCTCATAAATCAGCAGGGCGCCTTCCCACAGAAGAGGGTCTGCGGTTTTTTGTGCGTCATATCATGGAAATTCAAGATATGACAGGGGATGAAAAAGAAAGAATTACCCAGCAAATACGCACCGTTGACCGTGCCGGATCGCTTGATGAGAAACTCAAGCAGGTTTCTTCAACACTTTCGCACCTTAGTCAGTGTGCGGGTATTATCAGTGCTCCACAAGTGAATGAAACAGTCGATAACATTAAGTTTGTTCCCCTTTCTGATTTCCGCCTTTTGATGGTTTTAATGTTTCAAGATGGGCGCATTGAAAACAGAATTCTTGAGACGACAACAACCATTGATATGAATATCCTTCAGCAAGCAGAAAATTTTATTAATCACCAAACCCAGGGCCAAACACTTTCTGCTATTTTTTCTGGTATTCAAGAGCGCTTCCGCCAAGACCAGAGTTCGCTTGATGCCCTTACGCAAGATCTCATTGCCAAGGGTCTGGAAATTATTCATACGAAGAATAGACGCAAACAGTTGATTGTGCGTGGGGCTGCTAACCTTATAAACGATCGGACGATTGAAAAAGATTTGGGCCATATGCGCCAGCTTCTTATTTCTCTTGAAAATCATGAGAATCTGTCGATGCTAATGGAAGCTGCTGTACAAGCCCGCGGTATTCAGATTTTCATTGGGGCGGAGAATCCTCTTTTTGCCCACAGTGAAAGTGCCATGGTTATATCACCCTATACAAACTCTCAAGGGATTATCCTGGGAACGATTGGTGTGATAGGGCCTACGGCTTTAAATTACAGCAAAGTAATTCCGATGATCAACTATACCGCAAGGTTTTTATCTCAGGTTTTTAATTAACCACAAAAAGGGCCTGCGCGCCCCCACAAATAAAAGGAGTTTTTGATGAACGATACACACAAACAGGAACCGGCGGACCTCCAGACAGAGGATGCAACACTTTCTCACGGAGATGACATTGCTGAAAACACGGATGAGCAATCATCCGCGAGTGCTTGTCTTGACTCAGAAAAATCCTCCGAGGAGGAGGTAGAACAATTGCGCAATCAGCTTATGCGCGCCCTTGCCGAGGCTGAGAATGTCCGCAAACGTGCGCTAAAGGAAAAAGAGGATGCCCTGAAATTTGGGATGACTGGGTTCGCTCGAGAAATGTTAGCGGTTGCGGATAATCTTGAGCGTGCACTACAAAGTCTGAGTGATTCTCCAGCACCTGTGCGGGAAGGAGTTGAAATGACCCAAAAGCAACTGTTGTCTATTTTTGAAAAATTCAACATTAAGCCTGTTGACGCCCTGAATCAATCATTTGATGCTCATATTCACCAAGCGGTCATGGAAGTAGAAGATGCGACGAAAACACCAGGCACTGTTGCGATGGTTATGCAGACGGGATATACGATTCAGGAGAGACTTCTACGCCCGGCCATGGTGAGTGTTGTCAAACAAGCCTCAGTGAAAACAAATGACGATGCGGCTTTGGCATAACACCTAGAACAGGTTCTATTGTATTGAAGAAAATGACAGGTAATTGTTCATACGCAGGCGAATAGGAGGACTCTTTTTTTGCCGATGTGGTGATTGAGTCATATTCTTTTGTGTTTCCTTGGGTCCGTAGGATGAGAATGTTGCGTAGTAAATAATAGCTGTTGATACATAAAAAATCTTCTCTTGCTTTGTGTGGTCAAGAACAATGGCTGTGAATCTTTCATGGTATCCTTTTTCGATGAAGGACCGGACATTCTGCTTGTTTTTCTCTTTGGTGTTTATACGCAGGCGATGGCTTTTTTGAGAAGATCTATTTCTTTGCAGATTTTTTACAGCCATAGGAATAAAAATATTTTACAGAATATTCTGTGATCATCCGGAACACATACCATGCTTTTATTTTAGTAAGATTGTTTTTACTTTGATCTTGATGTTTGGGGCATTCTGCCTGATGATGCATACGGGTCATTCAGCGTATATTGATGAAAAAGAAACGTATCTTGCAAGTTGTTCCTGCTCTTGAAACGGGTGGCCTCGAACGGGTAACGATTCAAACTACCAAGCAACTCATAGCACTTGCCGGTCAAAACAACCGGTTTTTTGTGGCCAGTAGTGGGGGAAGGCTCGCAGGAGAACTCGGTCAGAATCATATTTGTATTCCTAATCTTCACCGTCGTACCCCTTGGCATATTATGAGAAACATATTTTCTCTTATGCGCGTTATCAAAAAACATAAAATTAGCTTGGTACATGCACGCTCGCGCGCACCGGCGTGGTCCTGCTATTTTGCCTGCAAGCTCTTACGTCTTCCTTTTATGACAAGCTTTCACGGCGTTTACAATCAAACCAATAGTCTCAAGGCCTTATATAACTCTATCATGGTGCGTGGGGTGTATGTGATTGCGATCTCTGAATTTGTCGCGAGGCATATTCGTAAGACATTTGCTCATCTGAATCCCCGCATTGCTTGTATTCCAGCAGGAATTGATGTGCATCACTTTGATCCTGAGCGTGTTTCCACTGCAGATATCGATGCTTTTTATGCCAATCATAATATCCAACGGTTTCGTAAAATTCTCTTTCTTCCTGGGCGTCTGACGGCACTGAAGGGGCATCATGTTCTTCTTGAGGCAGCCAAAAGCCTTAATCCTGATGTTTTTGCTGTAGTGATCGCCGGTGATCACCAGGGCCGCAAAGGGTATGCAGAGACACTTAAAAAGAAAGCATCAAAACTTACAATGCCTGTGATATTTGTGACAAAGCTTGATGATTTAGTTGTGGCCTATGCTGCTGCTGATATTGTTTTTTCATGCTCCACCGATCCAGAAGCTTTCGGGCGTATTACAACAGAAGCACTAGCCATGGGAAGGCCCTATATAGGAACTAATCATGGCGGATCCTTAGAGCAAACCCGTAATGGGCTGTATGGTGTTCTTGTTCCTCCTCACGATCCACAGGCCTTAGTACACGCTGTGAATGCATTTGAGCGCATGTCGCCCGATAAGCGTGCACAGTATTCCCGTAACGTTCGTAAGCACATTGTTGAAAATTATGCCGAAGAACGCATGGCACAGATGACCTTGCGGGTTTATGCAGATGTTCTCAGCTGAAAATAAAGATGAGTTTTAAGCCTTAAGAAAGGCGTCAGTGCACTCTGTGAGTAATATGTCCGGTGCACACTTTGCTTGAACTTCAAGGTAATTTAACATACTGAGGATTTTGAGCAGCTCAAGTGCTGTGTACGTCCGGCAGAGTCGTTCAAAACGGGGTTTGATTGTAAACAATACTGGGGGATTTAGAAGTGATATAGCGGCTTCAAGGGATTTCCCGGCTTGTATTTGTTCCTGCACACTCAGTAGTTGTTTGGTAATGTGAAGTGTTTGTCGAATGAAAGACATGGCTGTGGCAGTTGTAAGAAGGTGATCATTGAGGAGAGCGAAGCGGTTGGGGGATTTTTCAAAAAATCCCCAGACAAGATCCGATACATCAGTAGAAAGACTACCAATAAGGGTTGTGATTTCTGAGGGTCTCACCTCTTTGTTCCCATGCACAAAAAGACCAATTTTTTTCGCAAGATCCTCGAAATTACATTCTTCATTGGTATGGTTGGCGATGAAAAGAAGAATCTTCTCTGGAATGAACATGTGGTGGTGGCGAGCAAACACCGAAAGCAATAGGCGTCGCATATCAGGTGTTGAATCGTAGACACCCGCAGCATGAAAAATCGAAGAATCATTTGCATGTTTTACTAGTTTTGAGCGCGTATTGAGGGTATCTGAAGCACAAATAAGAGGAACCTCAGACGTTGGTGTTTGCGTGATTGCTTCGAGCAGTGTCGGTGTGTCCGTATCTTTTACGCCTCCTATCAAGGGCAGTGCCTTAGTAGTGTTTTCTGGAAAAAGTGTAGAGGCCCCTTCCATGTAGGTGCGCAGGAGTGATGGCGTTAGTGTATCCGGAAATGCTACAGAAAGACCACGTGCATCGGAAACCCCGTATGCAATGGCAGTAGCAAGTGCATTATTCAAGGTTCCATGAGGACCGTAGATAACCAAAAGACGCCCTGAGTAAGGTGACGTTAAAAACGAACAGAGTTTTTGGGCATTGATTTTCATTTAACCCCATCAGAAACGTTTGTAAGAGACCTCTCGTGGGAAAAATGCACACGAATTTGATGGGCAATATCCTCTGCCAGCGGTGCAAGAATTTTTTCTTTGGTATCGCGCTGGGCAATGTGCGTTGCGTATGCCGAGAATGTTGTGTGGCCACTTACAGAGTAAGCACCGTGCAAAAGAGCACTACCCTGACAGACAGTTACGCCGGCTTTGTGATCAAGAAGACGGAAGCTTGCTCGTCCTTCTATTTCCTTGCGTGAATCCGTATTTTTGGATGAAATTCCGATACCGCGTTCACTATCTTGAAAAATGACGAGCAGGTGATAGCGAGAATTTTTGTCCCTTTTCCCTTGGGTGAAATGCATCTCTAAATGTTGACGCAATAAAACACCCTGCTTTTCAGGAATGGGCCCCACATAAATATCAAGATGACCAAGGTCTCCCCCTTCCGTGAACGTAATATTATTGAGGGGGGTTACGCTGCATCCACTCATGAGGCAGAGTACACATATATATGTAAATCTATGCAGGAATAATAACAATGTTGATAATCCTTTTAGGTACAAAAATAATCTTTTTGATCGTATGATTTTGGATAAGGCGTTTGACATTATCCAACTGTAGGGCACGTTCTGTCACATCATGATCGGGAGTTTCGATAGCTACATCTAATGTTCCTCGTAGTTTTCCATTCACTTGCACACCATATGTAATGGTGTCTGGGATTACTAAGGAGGCATCGATGGAGGGCCATGGGGTATCGTGAAGTGCTCCATCGTATCCAAAAATCTGCCATAGTTCTGCCGTTATATGAGGAATCGCAGGATGAGAAGCCCCAAGAATGATGCGCCGCATTGCATTCAGTGTGTGTGCGCTGGCCTTACTTTGTAGCGCCTCATCCATCACTGTAATCATTTCACGTAGGCTTGCCACGTAAAGATTGAGGTGAATGGCAGCAATGCTATCCGTTGCTTTTTGAAGCAATTGATGCAAGCGCTTAAGGAATGCATCGGGTTGAGGGGACGCGAGCGAGGCAGCAATAGGATGCGTTTCCATAAGAACACGCCAAAACCGGTTAAGGAACTTCCATGTTCCCTGCAATCCCGTCTCTGACCACTCAAAGTCACGTTCAGGTGGACTATCTGAAATCGTAAAAAGCCGTGTGGTATCAACGCCGTAATCCTTCATGATTGCCTCAGGATCAACAACATTTTTCTTGGATTTACTCATTTTTTCTGATCGCCCGACAACCACAGGAGTGTTATCTGCTTTACAGATAACACTCCCTCCGGTTGTTGTAGAGACCTCCTCGGGTTTGAGCCAGGCACCGCTTGAATGGCGATAGCTTTCATGGCACACCATACCCTGGGTTAGAAGACCGCGGAAGGGCTCATCAATGGAGAAAAATCCACAATCACGCAAGGCCTTAGTGAAAAAACGTGCGTAGAGAAGATGTAAGATTGCATGCTCCACCCCCCCAATATATTGATCCACAGGCATGAGACGATTACAAGCATCCGTGTTGATGACATCCAAGGTGCGTGTGTCACAAAAGCGTGCAAAATACCACGAGGATTCAAAGAAAGTATCCAACGTGTCTGTTTCCCGTTGTGCAGGTTGTGCGCAGTTAGGGCAAGTGGTGTTTTTCCAGGTTGGGTGATTCTCTAAAGGATTCCCGGGTAAATTAAATGTCACATCGTCAGGGAGGATAACAGGTAACTGCTCTTCGGGAACAGGAATAATCCCACAGCTTTCACAGTGAATGAAGGGAATGGGGCATCCCCAATAACGTTGTCGTGAAACCCCCCAATCGCGCAAGCGATACGTAGTTTCAAAAAATCCAGTGTTTGTTTCTTTGAGCGCATCTATCACTTTTTCTTTGGCTTCTGCGCACGAAAGACCATTAAGAAAATCTGAATTTATGATTGTTCCCCCGCCTGTGTAGGCACAGTCAGGGTTATAAGGGGTCGCTGAACGTCCCTGTGCATCAGGATCAATGACGGGGCGAATGGGTAATGCATATTTACGGGCAAAGTCCATGTCACGTTGATCGTGGGCAGGACACCCAAAAATCGCCCCAGTTCCGTATCCCATTAATACGAAATTTGCCACGTATACTGGAATTTCTTGCGTGGGGTTGAGGGGATTAAAAACCCGTATGCCTGTATCCACGCCTTCTTTTTCTGCTTTATCAATGTTTTCTTGGGCTGTGCCAAGGCGTGCGCAGTGTGTAATAAATGTGGCAATTTGTGGATTGTTTTGGGCAAGCGTTAAAGAAAGAGGATGCGTAGGCGCAAGGGCTATAAAAGAAGCACCAAAAATTGTATCAGGCCGTGTTGTGAAAACATCAATGGATTTTTCTGGTGCACCACAGTGTTGAAAGGCAATGCGTGCACCGGTTGATTTCCCAATCCAGTTGCGCTGCATAGTGCGAACTTTTTCTGGCCAACCCGTCAGCGTCTCCAAATCAGCAAGTAATTCGTCGGCGTAGGCTGTAATGTTCACGAACCACTGGTTGAGTGTTTTTCGCTCAATGAGCGCACCGGACCGCCATCCCTTGCCATCAATGACTTGTTCATTAGCAAGGACTGTATTTTCCACAGGATCCCAATTAACGGTAGCCTCTTTACGGTAAATAAGACCCTTTTGATAGAGTCTCAGAAAAATTTTTTGCTCCAGACCATAATATCCTGGATGACAAGAGGCAATTTCTTTATCCCAGTCAAAAGAAAAACCTAAAGATTTGAACTGATCTCGCATAATCGCTATATTTTGATAGGTCCACACGCGCGGGTGTTCCCCATGCTCCATAGCAGCATTCTCAGCTGGAAGCCCAAAGGCATCCCATCCCATAGGATGTAGAACGTCATAACCATGAGCGCGTTTGAAACGAGCCAGCACATCTCCTAACATATAGTTACGGACGTGCCCCATGTGAAGCTTGCCTGAGGGATAGGGAAACATTTCCAGCACATAAAATTTCTCAGCATTGTTTCTATCTGTGGTTTTGTAGGTGTTTTCCTTTTCCCAGAGAGCCTGCCATTTTTTTTCAATAGCTCTAGGTGTATAAACCGTTCCAGCCATCACAATTATCCCCCAAGTGCTTGGATACGTAGTTTACGCGCATTGGTGAGAATCGTATCTTCCATGCTTCGGTTGGTGCTTTTATCAATAGGCACATCCGTCCACGATGAACCACTTTTAGGTTGCCGTGTTTGCCGGAATACACGCACCCGCAAGTTTGCGGGTGTAAGCTTTTTGCCCAAGATATGGATATCTACCTTCAGGCGTTCGTTTGAAGACTCAGGAGGTGTTTGCCATTCGGTAATAATCATGCCACCATTGGAATCTGCTGATCGCAGAGGAAAAGCCTGAACAGCATCTAACGATGCTTGCCATAAGTAACTGTTTATACCAAGATAGGCGTTCTCACCACCATTATACTCACGACTGCCCCCAATGGTAATGCCTTTTCCCAGAAAGTTTCCCGCTGCTGCTTCGCGAACGTCATCCGTTGTTTGGGGGGTTCCGCCTGTTTTATCCACGTTCCCGGCACATCCACTTAGAAGCCCCACTATAATGAGGCGTAATAAATTTTTCATAATGACTCCAGTATTTTTTCCTCTCAGGTATGACGTTTCCTTGTCTTTTCGTCAATCCTCAATGTGGCCCACACGAGCTGGTTTTATGCCTAGTGCCTGGGTGTATCTTTCCACAGATTTTTGGTCTCCCACACGTGTGTTTTTGTATTGAGCTCATGAATAAGGGGGGGACCATCGCTTGGATATAAATCCCCCTCTGCAGCCAGGAGAGGACGCGAATGGCGGAGTTCTCCGTTATAACCCACCCACGCACCAAAGTTTTTATAGTGGATGCTAAAACGATCACCGAATGCAAATGTTTTGATAACACCAATAAAATCATCAAGAGACTTTACACCAATATTATTAATGCGTCGGATGCAAATGAATTGAGGCGCCTTCTCCCACATAAGAGATTCGAACTTTTGGTGAAGCCCTCCACCTGGTTGGATGTTGGTCAAAAGAAGTGTGCGCGGCGCAATGCCCAGGCGTGCGCGCGTACCCTCATCGGCTTCGTAAAAAACTCCCCCCGCAAAGGAAAAAAGGCGTTTAATTTTGTTCTCTTCGACACTATAAAGACCAACAGTGAGTGTATGAATTTTTCCGTGGCGCACAAGAGTGAACGTAACAGCACCCTTTCCTTCCTGACAGGCATTTTCGATCATCCAAATATTGGATCCTGTTTCTTGCCCATTGACTTTTAAAATGATATCCCCGGGACGCAATACCTTGGCTGCGGGGGATTTATAGCGCGTTCCTTGCACAACAATCACTTTATTTTGAGACTCAGGATAGTTGCGCTCATATTCACGGGCGATATCCGTTGGAAAAGCATCATACTTGACGGCGCGATCAAGATAGTAATATGTAAACTCCGCACCTGTAGATTGACGAGTATACGTTCCTTTTTCTTGGATATGAGTCAAAACAGGCTTGATATATCCTGCTGATAAAGCAAGAGCGTGGCTATCGGCGGTTCCAGAGTGATTGAGGCCAATGACACGTCCTGAGGCGTCGCATACAGCAGAACCACTGCTTCCTCCACGCG from Alphaproteobacteria bacterium carries:
- a CDS encoding serine protease, which gives rise to MKLLLYLFFLTEVLWATSFSNDVIANVRKGVVSISTRVLKSAYSTAQESHGSGFIADKKRGLIITNRHVVASASLGKHEVTFHNGKQVDATIYYYDPIYDFALLKVDPRHIPKEARQLALHPEGAKRDVDVFLIGKNAGQDFSFQVGRVTSMDETDGYIQCQAMRISVNTRGGSSGSAVCDASGRVIGLNHSGTADSHALALSAGYIKPVLTHIQEKGTYTRQSTGAEFTYYYLDRAVKYDAFPTDIAREYERNYPESQNKVIVVQGTRYKSPAAKVLRPGDIILKVNGQETGSNIWMIENACQEGKGAVTFTLVRHGKIHTLTVGLYSVEENKIKRLFSFAGGVFYEADEGTRARLGIAPRTLLLTNIQPGGGLHQKFESLMWEKAPQFICIRRINNIGVKSLDDFIGVIKTFAFGDRFSIHYKNFGAWVGYNGELRHSRPLLAAEGDLYPSDGPPLIHELNTKTHVWETKNLWKDTPRH